GCATTATGCAGGCATCGAGTCGCTTCGGGAGCTCGTGGTTCAGAAGGCTCGCGACTTCAACCGACTGCCGATCACCGGGACACGGGAGGTGATGGTTTCAGCCGGGTCCACTGGTGCGTTCATGTGCGCGATGCTGACAATGCTTGACCAGGGCGACGAAGTGATCCTGTTCGAGCCCTTCTATGGATACCACCGCAACATGCTGGCGCTGCTCGGCATCGACATGCGGTTTGTAAAGACCACCGCACCGAACTGGGACATTGATTTCGAGGCCCTGGAGGCCGCCATCTCGCCTCGGACCAAGGCCGTCCTGGTAAATACCCCCGGCAACCCGCACGGCAAGGTGTGGAGCCGCGCGGAGTTGGAGCAGCTGACCGACCTGCTTGAACGCCACGATCTGTACGCGCTCACGGACGAGATCTATGAGCACATGGTTTATGATGGTCGGGAGCATGTTTCCCTGGGCAGCATCGAGGGGGCCTGGGAGCGCACGCTGACCATCAGCGGCTTCTCGAAGACCTTCAACATGACCGGCTGGCGGCTGGGGTATGCCATGGGGCCCGAGCACCTCATTGCCCCGATGGGCCTGATCAACGACCTCGTATACATCTGCGCCCCAACCCCCCTTCAGCACGGCGTGGCGGCCGGACTGCGCATGCCTGAGGCCTACTTTACCGAAATGCTGGCCGACTACACGGTCAAGAGAGACATGATGTGCACGGCACTTGAGGAGGCGGGTTTTCGTGCGAACCGCCCTCAGGGTGCCTACTACGTGCTGGCCGACTTCACGCCGCTTCAAGGCCGGTTTGAGGGCTTTTCGCACGACCAGGAAGCAGCTCGCACGCTGGTCAGCGAAGCCGGCGTCGGTGCGGTTGCCGGCAGAAGCTTCTTCAGGGACCCGGTCGACGGCGCCGGATTCCTGCGGTTCTGCTATGCCAAGGAGTTCGACGAGCTCCAGCGTGCGTGCGAGCAGCTGGTTGATGCCTTCGCCTGAGCCCGCCGCGGCGCGACCCAGGCCCCGCGCATTCTGACGGTCTGTCGCCGAGCCTGATCGTCGAGCCCGGGCCGCTCCTAGGGCACGGGCTTCAGTCCGATT
The sequence above is a segment of the Rhodothermales bacterium genome. Coding sequences within it:
- a CDS encoding pyridoxal phosphate-dependent aminotransferase, with product MKPLSDRTSRLGQSDIRAISLLIREHGGINLGQGICDMPTPDPIKEAAKQAIDGDRSIYSHYAGIESLRELVVQKARDFNRLPITGTREVMVSAGSTGAFMCAMLTMLDQGDEVILFEPFYGYHRNMLALLGIDMRFVKTTAPNWDIDFEALEAAISPRTKAVLVNTPGNPHGKVWSRAELEQLTDLLERHDLYALTDEIYEHMVYDGREHVSLGSIEGAWERTLTISGFSKTFNMTGWRLGYAMGPEHLIAPMGLINDLVYICAPTPLQHGVAAGLRMPEAYFTEMLADYTVKRDMMCTALEEAGFRANRPQGAYYVLADFTPLQGRFEGFSHDQEAARTLVSEAGVGAVAGRSFFRDPVDGAGFLRFCYAKEFDELQRACEQLVDAFA